GCCGGATCAATCAGCAGCAACTGCTGCGCCCAGCCGCCGACACAGGCCTTGGGATACTTCGCAAAGTAGTCCGGTACCACTGCCTGCAGATGGATGCGGCCGCTCAGGCGTCCCTGAGCCTCTTGCAACACGCGAATACTGCGTTCCAACTGCGCCCGGGTGGGCATCAGGGTGTCTCGGTTCTTCAACGCCCAGCCATAGTACTGAACATGAGCTATCTCAATACGCTCCGGCCCCATGCTCTCAGCCAGGGCGATCATCTCCTCCAGCCGGTCAAGGTTCTGCCGATGCACGACGATGTTTACCGTGAAGGCGAGGTTCGGCTGAGCCTTGATGAGCTTTGCCATCTCGAGCTTCTTCGCGTGCACGCGAGCACCCGCCCACTGGTTCGCCTGCTGCTCGTCGGCATCCTGCAGGCTAAGCTGCATGTGGTCGAGACCAGCATCGACCAGCGATTGCAGGCGTTGCTCAGTAAGCCCAAGCCCCGACGTAATCATGTTGAGATACAGGCCCGCCTCACGTCCCGCGGCGATCAACTCCGGCAGGTCCTGCCTTGCCAACGGCTCACCACCGGTGAGATGCAGATGTACGATCCCCATCGCGGCTGCCTCGCGGAAGACGCGCGACCACGTCTCGGTCGAAAGCTCAGCATCCGCGGACTGCATCACCAGGGGGTTCGAGCAGTAGATGCAGTGCAATGGGCAGCGATGCGTCAACTCGCAGACCAGCGACAACGGCTGCGGAAGCGCGAGAGACTGCGGATTGTTACGGGCTTCGATCATGCTTCTTTGAAGAGTAGAACACTGCGTTGATGTAGGCTGCGCAGGAACCCATCCACCTCTTGAGCGATCTGTGCGTGCGCCTCAGGGGGATACTGCGCCTGAAGGGCATCGGTGATCTGTGAGACGGTACGCTGTCCATCCACAAATGCGAGGATCTCTGCCGCTGCTCCCTTCAACCGTAGTAGCCCTTCGGGAATCAGAAGGACTGTTTCATCCTCGTTGCGCGACTGCACCCGACACCCACGCGCAAGCTGTGGCACTCTGTTTGACGTATCGATCATGCGCTCGGCTCCGGACGGAAGACGCCAGGCGAAGGCGGAATATTCCCCGGTTCAACATACGAGTAATAGATGGCGTCGAGTTGGGCCCACAGTAACGCGCACTTTCGGCGCAGACACTCGACCACAAGCTCCTGTAGATCCGGCGTGGTCGCGTGCTCGAAGGCGTAATCGAAGGCGAACTTCGCATCTTCCGGAGCTTGCGTCAGACGCCCTTCAAAGTACGCGAGCCCCGGCACGACCCACGGATAGTGTTTGCGCAAAGCATCCATGCGCAACGCGATGAGGTTGCCTGCAAAAAGCTCCGTCAGCGACGATGCCACTGCCTCCAGCAGCGTTCTATGCGTGACGAGATCGACGTATGAATCAACCGCATAGCGGACGCCCGGCAGGATGCCCTTGTAGGACTGTACGTATGCGGCATCGAGACCGGTTGCCTCCGCAAGTTGAATCCATTTCTCGATCCCTCCCGGCTTCTCGGGATGTGCGGGGTCGCCGTCGTGGTCCACAATGCGCTTGCGCCACGCCAGGCGGAACTTCGCATCGTGCGACTTCGACAGAATGATGGAATCCTTGATCGGGATAATACTCTGGTAGTAAAAGCGGTTCAGCGCCCACGCCTGCATCTGCCCACGCGTCAGTTCGCCCGCGTGCATTCGCAGGTGGAACGGATGGGTGTGGTGATACATGGCTTCGCCGGTGCGTTGCAGGTAGTCACGAAGCCCTTGCTTATCGAGCATCTCTGCCATCAGAAGTCCATCTCCATCAGAGGTTGATCTCCATCCCGTCGTAACCGATCTCTATGCCGGCATTCAGCACGGCTTTTTGCTCCTCAGATCCGTTGGCTAGGATGGGATTGCTGTTGTTGATATGGGTGTAGATGCGTCGCACATGAGTCAGACCCCGCAGAGCTGTCAACGACCCATACGGTCCCCCAATTGGCATGTGCCCCATCTCGGTAGCGGACGGCGTACCGGG
This is a stretch of genomic DNA from Granulicella sp. WH15. It encodes these proteins:
- the pqqE gene encoding pyrroloquinoline quinone biosynthesis protein PqqE, which codes for MIEARNNPQSLALPQPLSLVCELTHRCPLHCIYCSNPLVMQSADAELSTETWSRVFREAAAMGIVHLHLTGGEPLARQDLPELIAAGREAGLYLNMITSGLGLTEQRLQSLVDAGLDHMQLSLQDADEQQANQWAGARVHAKKLEMAKLIKAQPNLAFTVNIVVHRQNLDRLEEMIALAESMGPERIEIAHVQYYGWALKNRDTLMPTRAQLERSIRVLQEAQGRLSGRIHLQAVVPDYFAKYPKACVGGWAQQLLLIDPAGRVLPCHSAGIIPGMVFDSVQDRSLDWIWRDSAAFNRFRGEDWMQEPCRSCDRKNIDFGGCRCQAMQILGDPDATDPACHLSPHHQELIEIAEAASGRTADMVYRILTATPAVETHLS
- the pqqD gene encoding pyrroloquinoline quinone biosynthesis peptide chaperone PqqD, which encodes MIDTSNRVPQLARGCRVQSRNEDETVLLIPEGLLRLKGAAAEILAFVDGQRTVSQITDALQAQYPPEAHAQIAQEVDGFLRSLHQRSVLLFKEA
- the pqqC gene encoding pyrroloquinoline-quinone synthase PqqC; translation: MAEMLDKQGLRDYLQRTGEAMYHHTHPFHLRMHAGELTRGQMQAWALNRFYYQSIIPIKDSIILSKSHDAKFRLAWRKRIVDHDGDPAHPEKPGGIEKWIQLAEATGLDAAYVQSYKGILPGVRYAVDSYVDLVTHRTLLEAVASSLTELFAGNLIALRMDALRKHYPWVVPGLAYFEGRLTQAPEDAKFAFDYAFEHATTPDLQELVVECLRRKCALLWAQLDAIYYSYVEPGNIPPSPGVFRPEPSA